Proteins from a single region of Campylobacter sputorum:
- a CDS encoding DUF4198 domain-containing protein, with product MRKIIISTITAAALASSAFAHFQMIYTPESALKKPDNIPLKIVFNHPFADEHTMDMGLNAKGEIKPVEDFFVINKEKKTDLKKDLKNIAFKGNSNSGKGYETEYKAKKMGDHVFVLTPAPYYEKNEDAYIQQITKMIVNVAGAPTDWDAELGLKAEIVPLTKPYSIWAGSTFSGIVKGNGKPVPFAEIEVEYLNYDVDIKKNEMGKKAHITAPQDSFVTLTIKADQDGKFTFGIPKAGWWGFAALGVGPDNKHDGKELSQDAVIWIQAKDMK from the coding sequence ATGAGAAAGATTATTATTTCAACAATCACAGCGGCGGCTTTAGCTAGTTCAGCTTTTGCACATTTTCAAATGATTTATACGCCAGAAAGTGCATTAAAAAAACCAGATAACATTCCATTAAAAATAGTATTTAATCACCCTTTTGCTGATGAGCATACTATGGATATGGGATTAAATGCTAAAGGTGAAATTAAACCAGTTGAAGATTTTTTTGTAATAAATAAAGAGAAAAAAACAGATCTTAAAAAAGATCTTAAAAATATAGCTTTTAAAGGTAATTCAAACTCAGGCAAAGGCTATGAGACTGAATATAAAGCAAAAAAAATGGGCGATCATGTATTTGTTTTAACTCCAGCACCTTATTATGAAAAAAATGAAGATGCCTATATTCAACAAATAACAAAAATGATAGTAAATGTTGCTGGTGCACCAACTGATTGGGATGCTGAACTTGGCTTAAAAGCTGAAATTGTTCCACTTACAAAACCTTATTCTATATGGGCAGGAAGCACATTTTCAGGAATTGTAAAAGGAAATGGCAAACCAGTTCCATTTGCAGAAATTGAAGTTGAGTATTTAAACTACGATGTTGATATTAAGAAAAACGAAATGGGTAAAAAAGCTCACATTACTGCACCTCAAGATAGTTTTGTAACACTTACTATAAAAGCAGATCAAGATGGAAAATTTACATTTGGAATTCCAAAAGCTGGATGGTGGGGATTTGCAGCACTTGGAGTTGGTCCAGATAATAAACATGATGGCAAAGAGTTAAGTCAAGACGCTGTTATTTGGATTCAAGCAAAAGATATGAAATAA
- a CDS encoding FeoB-associated Cys-rich membrane protein yields the protein MQIYEAIILIALAALAGFFIYKTTFKTGGCGCGKKDCCSKKKH from the coding sequence ATGCAAATTTATGAAGCTATTATTTTAATAGCATTAGCTGCTCTTGCTGGTTTTTTTATATATAAAACAACATTCAAAACAGGTGGTTGCGGTTGCGGTAAAAAAGATTGTTGCTCTAAGAAAAAACATTGA
- a CDS encoding Fur family transcriptional regulator, producing the protein MCNEAVFNNFLNIILSKKAKNSIPRKEILKILFYNKHISINEIQRIYKNTHKKQVSISTIYNTLNLLKKYNLLTIIKSKNSTKYEMNIHLNHDHLICKKCGKIIEFKDEILQNLQKEISKKYDFIIQGHILSLEGICEKCKK; encoded by the coding sequence ATGTGTAATGAAGCAGTATTTAACAATTTTTTGAATATAATTTTAAGCAAAAAAGCTAAAAATTCAATTCCAAGGAAAGAAATTCTAAAAATACTTTTTTACAACAAGCATATAAGCATAAATGAAATTCAAAGAATATACAAAAATACGCACAAAAAACAAGTAAGTATAAGCACTATTTACAACACACTAAATTTATTAAAAAAATACAATCTACTAACCATAATAAAATCTAAAAATTCCACTAAATATGAGATGAATATACATCTAAACCACGATCATTTAATTTGCAAAAAATGTGGAAAAATAATTGAGTTTAAAGATGAAATTTTACAAAATTTACAAAAAGAAATCTCAAAAAAATATGATTTTATCATACAAGGACATATTTTATCACTAGAAGGAATTTGTGAGAAATGCAAGAAATAG
- a CDS encoding heavy metal translocating P-type ATPase yields MQEIAIKSNIKNRTRLKSHLFTLQNFELIKEVLNLKIISIRLNEICKSIIIIYDNKKITFEEILKLIQKSLNLPKKELSSKQNYCTKACNPCHLVSTTKTFKQRIKQFAFLSGVAAFVFIKEHILLTAFSPLSALALVGLSLYMAKPLLNEALNDIKNRNFSLESFMAFSLILAIFGGEIGAAFEVIYILTGSRLFEEYTANLSRVEIRNLIKMDVNKLYVLREDIEVEIDLKDAKNGDIAVFVSGEKICVDGVIVKGEALINEALINGRSESVLKKQGNNVFANTNVENGRVFVKIKALGNETYIARVINEVEKSLSLKSKSEVTADLLAKKVLKIGSFMTLSTLLLTASFTNVFSVMIIMSCPCATILAASSAISSAIASAARNNILIKGGEYLENFSRSNVFCFDKTGTLTTGIPVVASYQTNINEYEFFQTLANLEYKNTHPVAKAIINFCKEKNIKPNTKNITKNEIGLGVSGEFEGNLYLLGNLKFMKNNSVIINTKENKAFTNIYLAKNGNFIGFLSLSHEVREGTKEMLKELKNRGVKKLVLLTGDDELVSKEFAKDLNFDEVYYDLMPDEKAKIIENLTKKDSVVMIGDGVNDTLAMSKANVSVSFASGGSKAAVEVSNIAITNSNPKDIIKLYDLSKFALKVANQNYKIGTSTNIFGSILAMFGLINPAGAGLIHIAHTSAIIANSNRVR; encoded by the coding sequence ATGCAAGAAATAGCCATAAAATCGAACATAAAAAATAGAACTAGACTTAAATCACATCTTTTTACATTGCAAAATTTTGAGCTGATAAAAGAAGTTTTAAATTTAAAAATAATTTCAATAAGACTAAATGAAATTTGTAAAAGCATTATCATAATTTATGACAATAAAAAAATCACATTTGAAGAAATCCTTAAACTTATACAAAAAAGTTTGAATTTACCAAAAAAAGAGCTATCAAGCAAACAAAATTACTGCACAAAAGCTTGTAATCCATGCCATTTAGTTTCAACTACAAAAACTTTTAAACAAAGAATCAAACAATTTGCTTTTTTAAGCGGCGTAGCAGCATTTGTTTTTATAAAAGAACACATATTGCTTACTGCATTTTCGCCTCTAAGTGCACTTGCCTTAGTAGGACTTAGTTTATATATGGCAAAGCCACTTTTAAATGAGGCATTAAATGATATAAAAAACAGAAATTTTAGCCTAGAAAGCTTTATGGCTTTTTCACTTATTTTAGCAATTTTTGGTGGCGAAATTGGCGCAGCATTTGAAGTAATTTATATTTTAACAGGATCTCGTCTTTTTGAGGAATACACAGCAAACCTGTCTCGTGTAGAGATAAGAAATTTAATCAAGATGGATGTTAATAAACTCTATGTTTTAAGAGAAGATATTGAAGTTGAGATTGATTTAAAAGACGCAAAAAATGGCGATATAGCAGTTTTTGTAAGTGGAGAGAAAATTTGTGTTGATGGAGTTATAGTAAAAGGCGAAGCTTTGATAAATGAAGCTTTGATAAATGGAAGAAGCGAAAGTGTGCTAAAAAAACAAGGAAACAATGTTTTTGCAAATACAAATGTTGAAAATGGTAGAGTGTTTGTAAAAATCAAAGCCCTAGGCAATGAAACTTATATTGCAAGAGTAATTAATGAAGTTGAAAAATCCCTGAGCCTAAAATCAAAAAGTGAAGTAACTGCTGATCTGCTTGCAAAAAAAGTCTTAAAAATAGGTTCATTTATGACACTTAGCACACTTTTATTAACAGCATCTTTTACAAATGTTTTTAGCGTGATGATTATTATGAGTTGTCCCTGTGCTACTATCTTAGCAGCTAGTTCAGCCATTAGCTCAGCAATAGCAAGTGCTGCAAGAAATAATATTTTGATAAAAGGCGGAGAGTATTTAGAAAATTTTAGCCGTTCAAATGTGTTTTGTTTTGATAAAACCGGAACTCTTACTACAGGAATTCCAGTAGTTGCCTCATATCAAACTAATATAAATGAATATGAATTTTTTCAAACTTTAGCAAATTTAGAGTATAAAAATACTCATCCAGTAGCAAAAGCAATTATAAATTTTTGCAAAGAAAAAAACATTAAACCAAATACAAAAAATATAACAAAAAACGAAATAGGTTTAGGCGTAAGTGGGGAATTTGAAGGAAATTTATATCTGCTTGGAAATTTGAAATTTATGAAAAACAACTCAGTTATAATAAATACAAAAGAAAATAAAGCTTTTACAAATATATATTTAGCTAAAAATGGAAATTTTATCGGATTTTTAAGCCTTAGCCACGAAGTTAGAGAAGGCACAAAAGAGATGCTAAAAGAACTCAAAAATAGAGGTGTTAAAAAGTTAGTTTTACTAACAGGCGATGATGAGCTAGTTTCTAAAGAATTTGCAAAAGATCTGAATTTTGATGAAGTTTACTATGATTTAATGCCAGATGAAAAAGCAAAAATCATTGAAAATTTAACCAAAAAAGACAGTGTTGTAATGATAGGAGATGGCGTAAATGACACACTTGCTATGAGTAAAGCAAATGTTAGTGTTTCTTTTGCAAGTGGCGGGAGCAAAGCGGCTGTTGAAGTTTCAAACATAGCTATAACAAACTCTAATCCAAAAGATATTATAAAACTTTATGATTTAAGTAAATTTGCTCTAAAAGTTGCAAATCAAAATTACAAAATAGGCACATCTACAAATATTTTTGGTTCTATTTTAGCAATGTTTGGTTTAATTAATCCAGCTGGTGCTGGATTAATTCATATAGCTCATACATCAGCCATAATTGCAAATTCAAACAGAGTTAGATAA
- a CDS encoding HMA2 domain-containing protein, producing the protein MITKDFLVSVLSHCKIIHHTHGRLRLRISSKIKDEFENLGDENLKNINLTKLDEMIKNINGIKNVKFNRVIGSITIEYDKKEFDKDFWNDIIEFKKVDNFLLKINEKAKELL; encoded by the coding sequence ATGATAACAAAAGATTTTTTAGTTAGTGTTTTATCTCATTGCAAGATAATACACCACACTCACGGGCGGTTAAGGCTTAGAATTTCAAGTAAGATAAAAGATGAGTTTGAAAATTTAGGCGATGAAAATTTAAAAAATATAAATTTAACTAAACTTGATGAAATGATAAAAAATATCAACGGTATAAAAAATGTTAAATTTAACCGAGTAATTGGCTCAATAACAATAGAATATGATAAAAAAGAGTTCGATAAAGATTTTTGGAATGACATTATAGAGTTTAAAAAAGTTGATAATTTTTTACTTAAAATAAATGAAAAAGCAAAGGAGTTGTTATGA